The Geotalea uraniireducens Rf4 genome window below encodes:
- a CDS encoding enoyl ACP reductase FabMG family protein, which translates to MTTYNALRQLPAAAEYKKDDVLVLCGELFGRGYANGIVDEARRAGMTIIGTTVGRRDADGTLRSLTTEELAEAEATLGGKIINIPLEAGFDMEPGAGDGRSVVEQLKGVKADEWDKVRFDWNDVEHTRQQGARRFSANLGLVVTELGKMLPAGANVLFVHTMAGGIPRARIFMPLLNRVFKGQGDRFLSSETFWNSDLGKLCKVSFDEVTADTFRYLIDATAPLRDKVSARYTAYGYHGCEVLINGAYTWQSYTPYLQGWAKIRLEEVAATAWAEGIKATVFNCPEILTNSSALFLGVENSLYPLLAALEKEGNGPFAEEIKASCRALSNDGTAIDTLIAKANDYLSAPITVALRDFAGWPQHNRPEQQDFMLNCSAELLAMNKNPKEIVCAVLSQEVFKAVGRLMYDFSWKQDAPVLWLNHDVIAKRLVTA; encoded by the coding sequence ATGACCACTTACAATGCGCTGCGCCAACTTCCTGCAGCGGCGGAATACAAAAAAGACGATGTGCTGGTTCTGTGCGGTGAGCTGTTCGGCCGCGGCTACGCCAACGGCATTGTCGATGAAGCACGCCGGGCCGGCATGACCATTATCGGCACAACAGTGGGGCGGCGTGACGCCGACGGGACGCTGCGCTCCCTGACCACGGAAGAACTGGCAGAAGCCGAAGCAACGCTGGGAGGGAAGATCATCAACATCCCGCTGGAGGCCGGTTTCGACATGGAGCCCGGCGCGGGCGACGGACGTTCAGTAGTTGAACAGCTCAAGGGGGTCAAGGCCGACGAGTGGGACAAGGTCCGATTCGACTGGAACGACGTTGAGCATACACGGCAGCAGGGAGCAAGACGCTTCAGTGCCAACCTCGGCCTGGTTGTCACCGAACTGGGGAAGATGCTCCCCGCCGGTGCAAACGTCCTGTTTGTCCACACCATGGCCGGCGGCATTCCCAGGGCCCGTATCTTCATGCCGCTCCTGAACAGGGTCTTCAAGGGACAGGGAGACCGCTTCCTCTCCTCGGAGACCTTCTGGAATTCCGATCTGGGCAAGCTCTGCAAGGTGAGCTTCGACGAGGTGACCGCCGACACCTTCCGCTACCTGATCGATGCCACCGCCCCCCTGCGGGACAAGGTTTCCGCCCGTTATACGGCTTACGGCTACCACGGCTGCGAAGTTCTCATCAATGGCGCTTACACCTGGCAATCCTACACCCCCTACCTGCAAGGGTGGGCAAAGATCCGTCTCGAAGAGGTCGCCGCAACCGCCTGGGCAGAGGGGATAAAGGCAACAGTTTTCAACTGCCCGGAAATCCTGACCAACTCCAGCGCCCTGTTCCTCGGCGTGGAGAATTCACTTTACCCCTTGCTGGCAGCCCTGGAAAAAGAAGGGAACGGCCCATTTGCCGAGGAAATCAAGGCATCCTGCCGGGCCCTCTCGAATGACGGCACTGCAATTGATACGCTTATCGCAAAGGCAAACGACTATCTGTCTGCGCCTATTACAGTCGCGCTCCGTGATTTTGCCGGCTGGCCCCAGCATAACAGACCGGAACAGCAGGATTTCATGCTGAACTGCTCTGCCGAGCTCCTGGCAATGAACAAAAACCCGAAGGAAATCGTCTGCGCCGTACTTTCCCAGGAAGTGTTCAAAGCAGTGGGGAGACTGATGTACGACTTTTCCTGGAAGCAGGATGCCCCGGTCCTCTGGCTCAACCATGATGTTATAGCCAAACGGCTGGTTACGGCTTAA